One window of Acanthochromis polyacanthus isolate Apoly-LR-REF ecotype Palm Island chromosome 19, KAUST_Apoly_ChrSc, whole genome shotgun sequence genomic DNA carries:
- the sec31b gene encoding protein transport protein Sec31A isoform X2 — MRLKEIQRTAHQAWSPAEHHPIYLALGTSAQQLDASFNTTAAIEIFEMDFSDPSLDMQLKGSLPTTNRLHSIVWVNFGMGADGTGGRLVGGSENGTLTVYNPEAIMSSGAEAIVGQSEKHTGPVRALDFNPFQSNLLASGANDSEIYIWDLNNFSSPMTPGAKTQPAEDVSVISWNRQVQHILASANPSGKAVVWDLRKNEPIIKISDHSNRMHCSGMLWHPDVATQLVLASEDDRLPVIQMWDLRFATSPLKVLENHTRGILSISWSQADSELLLSSAKDNRILCWNPNTGEVIYELPTTNQWCFDVQWCPRNPALLSTASFDGRITVYSVMGGSLKAQQQSTADKISSSFDSMDPFGTGQVLPPLQVPQPTTQDTIVPPLKKPPKWVRRPVGASFAFGGKLITFENPKLPPVQSPQPVPRQVFVSQVTTETEFLQRSRELQTALQSSSFNNYCQAKIQNAKSDAEQDIWKFLLVNFEDEARIKFLRLLGFSKDELERKISKCLGKNFQPNGHGVDARDLAEKMQRLTTERSNDAAAVADARTSGSVSPADFFIQTPKENASFQIPVSCDTDGLISQALLVGNFEGAVDLCLNDGRYAEAILLSISGGEELLKKTQQKYLSKHKNNISMLISSVVTQNWRDIVQSCELDNWKEALAALLTYAHPEDFARLCDTLGGRLECEGTEKRCLQACLCYICSGNIEKLVECWAMHRDCSSPLGLEDLVEKVMMLRKSIERLRNSEVAVQSPILAEKLTCYAGILAAEGSLSTAMTYLPENSDQPGIMMLRDRLFHAQGEAAAAAAAAAQQPPSSFNRVSLSTAKPTPAAPTSAPKAQIMGQYQPSAPSQVTPQQQPPMPSLFTPQAAPANPGPGLPPSSHVLPPSATRPAMRPPYPQHPATAPGFLPHQPFQPQPMSTGGPLSFPPPGPSMPAANLSGPQLPPSSSTAGGLPPMPSPGVPPTGFMPSTSLPSGLMPPNSQPGAPVPMYPGGLHSQGPAPLMAPGPYVPLGSGYPQGGPGAPAAKPLPAPVVAPPPTGYFPWLNSQTDNEGDRVRAGNAMGALKTIHSVT, encoded by the exons ATGAGGCTGAAGGAGATCCAGAGGACGGCCCACCAAGCGTGGAGTCCTGCTGAACACCATCCTATCTACCTGGCCTTAGGAACATCAGCACAACAGCTTGATGCCTCTTTCAACACCACAGCTGCCATAGAGATATTTGAGATGGATTTTTCTGACCCCTCTCTGGACATGCAACTCAAAGGATCTTTACCCACCACTAACCG GTTGCACAGTATTGTATGGGTAAATTTTGGAATGGGAGCAGACGGCACTGGAGGAAGACTGGTTGGTGGGAGCGAAAATGGCACATTGACTGTCTATAACCCAGAGGCAATAATGAGCTCTGGCGCAGAGGCAATAGTGGGACAGTCTGAGAAACACACAGGACCCGTCCGAGCACTCGATTTCAACCCTTTTCAG agTAATCTCCTCGCATCAGGAGCAAACGATTCGGAGATATATATCTGGGATCTAAACAACTTTAGCAGTCCAATGACGCCAGGAGCAAAGACACAG cCTGCAGAAGACGTCAGTGTCATATCCTGGAACAGGCAGGTTCAGCACATCCTGGCCTCTGCCAACCCCAGTGGGAAAGCAGTTGTGTGGGACCTGAGAAAGAACGAGCCCATCATCAAGATCAGTGACCACAGCAACAGG ATGCACTGTTCAGGAATGCTCTGGCACCCTGATGTGGCCACTCAGTTGGTGTTGGCCTCTGAAGATGACCGACTCCCCGTCATCCAGATGTGGGACCTCCGTTTTGCCACATCCCCtcttaaagtccttgagaacCACACAAG GGGAATTCTGTCCATATCCTGGAGCCAGGCTGACTCTGAACTCCTGCTGAGTAGTGCTAAAGACAACAGGATCCTCTGCTGGAATCCAAACACTGGAGAG GTCATTTACGAGCTTCCAACAACAAACCAGTGGTGTTTTGATGTTCAGTGGTGCCCCAGGAATCCAGCCCTACTTTCAACAGCATCATTTGATGGGAGAATTACTGTTTACTCTGTGATGGGAGGGAGTCTGAAAGCTCAGCAGCAAAGCACAGCTGATAAG ATATCATCCTCGTTCGATTCAATGGATCCCTTTGGGACAGGGCAGGTGCTCCCTCCTCTGCAAGTTCCTCAGCCTACAACGCAAGACACTATAGTTCCTCCTCTGAAGAAGCCACCTAAATGGGTGCGCAGGCCAGTGGGAGCCTCCTTTGCT TTTGGTGGAAAGCTGATAACCTTTGAGAATCCCAAGCTGCCTCCAGTGCAGAGCCCCCAGCCTGTCCCCAGACAAGTGTTTGTGAGCCAGGTTACCACGGAGACCGAGTTCCTCCAGCGCTCCAGGGAGCTGCAGACGGCACTGCAGTCGAGTTCCTTCAACAACTACTGCCAGGCCAAGATTCAGAACGCCAAGTCAGACGCTGAGCAGGACATATGGAAGTTCCTTCTG GTTAATTTTGAAGATGAAGCCCGCATTAAATTTCTTAGACTTTTGGGCTTCAGCAAAGATGAATTGGAGAGAAAG ATTTCAAAATGCCTGGGGAAGAATTTCCAACCCAATGGACATGGAGTAGATGCCAGAGATCTGGCAGAAAAGATGCAGCGGCTCACCACTGAG AGGTCAAACGATGCAGCTGCAGTGGCTGATGCTAGAACTTCAGGGTCTGTTTCACCAGCAGACTTCTTCATTCAGACACCAAAGGAAAACGCCAGCTTCCAGATCCCTGTATCATGTG ATACTGATGGTTTGATAAGCCAGGCGCTGCTGGTTGGCAACTTTGAGGGAGCTGTGGATCTGTGTCTGAACGATGGTCGCTACGCTGAAGCCATCCTGCTGTCAATCAGTGGAGGAGAAGAACTGCTTAAAAAGACTCAGCAGAAATATTTAAGCAAGCATAAGAACAATATTTCAATG CTTATATCATCAGTTGTGACTCAGAACTGGAGAGATATAGTGCAAAGCTGTGAGTTGGACAATTGGAAGGAGGCTCTCGCTGCTCTGCTGACCTACGCTCACCCTGAAGATTTTGCTCGTCTGTGCG ATACCCTGGGAGGCCGGTTGGAGTGTGAGGGCACAGAGAAGCGCTGCCTGCAAGCCTGCCTGTGCTACATCTGCTCTGGAAATATTGAGAAGCTAGTGGAGTGCTGGGCCATGCACAGAGACTGCTCTTCTCCTCTTGGTCTAGAG GATCTGGTTGAGAAAGTAATGATGCTGAGAAAGTCAATCGAACGCCTCCGCAACAGCGAGGTGGCAGTCCAGAGCCCCATCCTGGCTGAGAAGCTGACCTGCTACGCCGGCATCCTGGCTGCAGAGGGCAGCTTGTCCACTGCCATGACCTACCTGCCCGAGAACTCAGACCAA cCTGGGATCATGATGCTGAGAGACAGATTATTTCATGCTCAGggagaggctgctgctgctgctgctgctgccgcccaGCAGCCTCCAAGCTCCTTCAACAGAGTCAGCTTGTCCACAGCAAAGCCCACTCCTGCTGCTCCGACTTCTGCCCCAAAAGCACAAATTATG ggcCAGTACCAACCTTCTGCTCCTTCCCAAGTGACTCCACAACAGCAGCCTCCTATGCCATCACTTTTTACCCCTCAAGCTGCTCCAGCCAACCCAGGGCCTGgtctccctccctcttctcaTGTACTGCCGCCCAGTGCGACCCGCCCTGCCATGAGACCTCCATACCCCCAACATCCTGCTACTGCTCCAG GTTTCCTTCCTCATCAGCCATTCCAGCCTCAGCCCATGTCCACCGGCGGACCCTTATCCTTCCCTCCTCCAGGTCCTTCTATGCCAGCTGCTAATTTATCAGGACCTCAGCTGCCGCCTTCGTCGTCCACCGCCGGAGGCCTGCCCCCCATGCCCAGCCCCGGGGTGCCACCGACAGGCTTCATGCCATCTACCTCTTTGCCTTCAGGCCTCATGCCACCCAACTCTCAGCCTGGAGCCCCGGTTCCCATGTACCCAGGGGGCCTCCACAGCCAGGGGCCTGCACCCCTTATGGCGCCCGGTCCCTATGTTCCTCTCGGATCGGGGTATCCTCAAGGAGGCCCTGGAGCTCCTGCAGCAAAGCCCTTGCCTGCTCCTGTCGTCGCTCCTCCTCCTACAG GATACTTTCCGTGGCTGAATTCCCAGACTGACAATGAAGGTGACAGGGTTAGGGCTGGAAATGCAATGGGGGCACTTAAAACCATACACAGTGTGACCTGA
- the ndufb8 gene encoding NADH dehydrogenase [ubiquinone] 1 beta subcomplex subunit 8, mitochondrial: MRMCNTTSVRQQQPVNMAGVGFRRWAQVLSKGKRSGISALLSGNRAASSASNDSLPGPYPKTPEERAAAAKKYNMRVEDYEPHPDNGEGYGDYPKLPDRSQHERDPWYQWDHPDLRRNWGEPMHWNFDMFIRNRVDTSPSPVSWSTMCKQLFGFIGFMLFMFYVGEKFPSYQPVAPKQYPYNNLYLERGGDPEKEAEEVKNYEI, from the exons ATGCGCATGTGCAATACCACTtctgtcagacagcagcagcctgtAAACATGGCTGGTGTTGGTTTCCGACGGTGGGCCCAAGTCCTTTCAAAGGGCAAAAGGTCTGGCATTTCAGCCCTTTTGTCGGGAAATAGAGCTG CCTCTAGTGCGTCTAACGACAGTCTACCTGGTCCATACCCGAAGACCCCCGAGgagagagctgctgctgcaaagaAGTACAACATGAGGGTTGAGGACTACGAACCACATCCCGACAACGGCGAGGG CTATGGTGACTACCCAAAGCTGCCAGACAGATCTCAGCATGAGAGAGACCCCTGGTACCAATGGGACCATCCTGACCTGAGGAGGAACTGGGGAGAGCCA ATGCATTGGAATTTTGACATGTTCATTCGGAACCGTGTGGATACGTCTCCTAGCCCTGTGTCTTGGTCCACTATGTGCAAGCAACTGTTTGGCTTCATCGGCTTCATGTTGTTTATGTTCTACGTTGGGGAGAAATTCCCATCTTACCAACCTGTT gCACCGAAGCAATATCCTTACAACAACCTGTACttggagagaggaggagatcctgaaaaagaagcagaggaaGTCAAAAATTATGAAATCTAA
- the gpx9 gene encoding glutathione peroxidase 9: protein MANKSIYDFSAETLDGQPVPLSNYRGKVLLIVNVATFUGSTIEEYHRLNALMEMYGDLNFTVLGFSCNQFGLQAPEVNHETLNILKYVRPGGGFVPKFPVFGKVEVNGLNEDPLFTYLKETLPFVNPVIGEMKKLFWSPIKVNDIRWNFEKFLITADGTPFKRYDLHCPIEKVEKDITELI, encoded by the exons ATGGCAAATAAATCAATCTATGATTTCTCTGCTGAGACCCTGGATGGACAGCCGGTTCCGCTCAGTAACTACAGGGGTAAAGTACTTCTCATCGTCAACGTTGCCACCTTCTGAGGGTCAACAATAGAGGAG TACCACAGACTGAATGCACTGATGGAAATGTACGGTGACCTCAACTTCACCGTCTTAGGATTCTCCTGCAACCAGTTCGGTCTTCAGGCACCTG AGGTGAATCATGAAACCCTCAATATTCTGAAGTATGTGAGACCTGGTGGGGGATTTGTGCCAAAGTTTCCTGTCTTTGGCAAAGTTGAGGTGAACGGATTAAATGAAGACCCTCTTTTCACCTACCTAAAG GAAACACTGCCATTCGTGAACCCTGTTATTGGAGAAATGAAAAAACTATTCTGGTCTCCAATAAAAGTGAACGACATTCGGTGGAATTTTGAGAAGTTTCTCATTACTGCAGATGGCACGCCCTTTAAAAG GTATGATCTTCACTGCCCCATCGAGAAAGTGGAGAAAGACATAACAGAACTTATCTGA
- the fbxl15 gene encoding F-box/LRR-repeat protein 15 isoform X2: MDEEAKMPTCLLDLPWEDVLVPHILCYLPLQHLVSLQRVSKQFQSLIQVYLANCRTFNLSPIGPCIPKEAFCSMLKDNKVLQNLSLQNCSDWVTDQELLPVIGQNQHLQKVDMSGCAWLTRHSLVAVSLSCMHLQHLGLAHCEWVDSLSLRSLADHCGGLQSIDLTACRQLKDDAICYLAKKCLQLKSLSLAVNANVTDESVEEVAKNCRGLEQLDLTGCLRVRNQSIRTLAEYCPKLQSLKVNHCHNVTESSLDPLRKRNVVIDVEPPLQRALVLLQDVLGFAPFINLQI, translated from the exons ATGGACGAAGAAGCTAAAATGCCAAC ATGCCTGTTGGACCTGCCCTGGGAGGATGTGCTTGTTCCACATATTTTGTGCTACTTGCCACTTCAACACCTTGTCAGCCTGCAGAGGGTGAGCAAGCAGTTTCAGAGCCTCATCCAGGTGTACCTAGCCAACTGCAGGACTTTTAATCTGTCCCCT ATTGGACCATGCATTCCCAAGGAAGCCTTCTGCTCCATGTTAAAGGACAATAAAGTTCTCCAGAACCTGTCCCTGCAGAACTGTTCAGACTGGGTGACAGACCAGGAGCTGCTGCCAGTTATCGGTCAGAACCAGCATCTGCAGAAAGTGGACATGAGCGGATGTGCTTGGCTCACCCGCCACTCCCTGGTGGCCGTGTCCTTGAGCTGCATGCACCTCCAGCACCTCGGCCTGGCGCACTGCGAATGGGTGGACAGCCTGTCCCTGCGCAGCCTGGCTGACCACTGCGGGGGGCTGCAGTCAATCGACCTCACCGCCTGCCGCCAGCTGAAGGACGACGCCATCTGCTACCTGGCTAAGAAGTGTTTGCAGTTGAAGTCTTTATCTCTGGCAGTCAATGCCAATGTTACAGACGAGTCAGTGGAGGAAGTGGCCAAGAACTGCAGGGGCCTGGAGCAGCTGGACCTGACAGGTTGCCTGCGGGTCAGGAACCAGTCCATCAG GACTCTTGCAGAGTATTGCCCCAAGCTGCAGTCCCTGAAGGTGAATCACTGTCACAATGTGACAGAGTCGAGCCTCGATCCTTTACGGAAGCGCAACGTGGTGATTGATGTCGAACCGCCTCTGCAGAGGGCGCTGGTACTTCTTCAGGATGTACTGGGGTTTGCTCCCTTTATCAATCTGCAGATATAG
- the fbxl15 gene encoding F-box/LRR-repeat protein 15 isoform X1: protein MDEEAKMPTRCLLDLPWEDVLVPHILCYLPLQHLVSLQRVSKQFQSLIQVYLANCRTFNLSPIGPCIPKEAFCSMLKDNKVLQNLSLQNCSDWVTDQELLPVIGQNQHLQKVDMSGCAWLTRHSLVAVSLSCMHLQHLGLAHCEWVDSLSLRSLADHCGGLQSIDLTACRQLKDDAICYLAKKCLQLKSLSLAVNANVTDESVEEVAKNCRGLEQLDLTGCLRVRNQSIRTLAEYCPKLQSLKVNHCHNVTESSLDPLRKRNVVIDVEPPLQRALVLLQDVLGFAPFINLQI from the exons ATGGACGAAGAAGCTAAAATGCCAAC CAGATGCCTGTTGGACCTGCCCTGGGAGGATGTGCTTGTTCCACATATTTTGTGCTACTTGCCACTTCAACACCTTGTCAGCCTGCAGAGGGTGAGCAAGCAGTTTCAGAGCCTCATCCAGGTGTACCTAGCCAACTGCAGGACTTTTAATCTGTCCCCT ATTGGACCATGCATTCCCAAGGAAGCCTTCTGCTCCATGTTAAAGGACAATAAAGTTCTCCAGAACCTGTCCCTGCAGAACTGTTCAGACTGGGTGACAGACCAGGAGCTGCTGCCAGTTATCGGTCAGAACCAGCATCTGCAGAAAGTGGACATGAGCGGATGTGCTTGGCTCACCCGCCACTCCCTGGTGGCCGTGTCCTTGAGCTGCATGCACCTCCAGCACCTCGGCCTGGCGCACTGCGAATGGGTGGACAGCCTGTCCCTGCGCAGCCTGGCTGACCACTGCGGGGGGCTGCAGTCAATCGACCTCACCGCCTGCCGCCAGCTGAAGGACGACGCCATCTGCTACCTGGCTAAGAAGTGTTTGCAGTTGAAGTCTTTATCTCTGGCAGTCAATGCCAATGTTACAGACGAGTCAGTGGAGGAAGTGGCCAAGAACTGCAGGGGCCTGGAGCAGCTGGACCTGACAGGTTGCCTGCGGGTCAGGAACCAGTCCATCAG GACTCTTGCAGAGTATTGCCCCAAGCTGCAGTCCCTGAAGGTGAATCACTGTCACAATGTGACAGAGTCGAGCCTCGATCCTTTACGGAAGCGCAACGTGGTGATTGATGTCGAACCGCCTCTGCAGAGGGCGCTGGTACTTCTTCAGGATGTACTGGGGTTTGCTCCCTTTATCAATCTGCAGATATAG